Below is a genomic region from Actinomadura sp. NAK00032.
CACCGCGAGGTCGCCACAGGCCACGGCCGCGGCAAGGTCGTCCTGCTGGCCTGACCGGCGGCACAGATCCGTGGTCAGCCGTCGTCCTCGACACGGGTCATGCCGAACCGGCCGGACGCCTCCAGGTCGCGGTGGGCGGCCAGCTCGCGGCGCCGCATGTTCTCCAGCGAGACCAGGAACTCGCGGAACGTGGCGAACGACTCGGACGGCTCCTCGCCTTCGACGTACGTCCACACCGGCGGGTCGGCCGGAGCGGTCGAGGCGTGCGGGATGTAGTACAGGACGTATCCCTGGTGCATGGCGATGACGAGCGCGTCGTCCAGCATGGACGGGTCGAGGTCGTTCTCGGCGAGCAGTTCGGCCGCGTCCTGCCGCAGTTCGAGGAGGTCCCGGTAGGCCCAGTCGGTGCCCCGCATCAGCGGGTAGGGGCGTTTGCCCATCACCGCGAGGAAGTCCCGGTAGAGCGCGGGCAGCGCGACGACCCGCTGGGCCCGCACGACGGCGGCGATCTCCTCGCCGGAGCAGCCGAGGAAGTCGCCGGGGCCGGCGAGCCCCTGCGCCAGCAGCCGGTCCCGGAACTCCATGACCGAGGACGCGTCGCGATCCATTCGGCCTCCACTCAGGTCGGTGTGGCGGGGCGTCAGACGATGCGGGTGCAGAGGGTGCGGCCGCGGATCTCCCAGTCGACCCTTCTGCCGCCGGGCGGGCAGGAGGACGCGGTGGTGTACGCGGTGATGCGGAGGACGAACTCGTAGGTTCCCGGAGCGGAGCCGTCCCCGCAGGGCCACGAGGTCATCAGGTCGGCTTCGCTGACGGAGACCGTGTCCTCCTCCGCACCCTTGTTGGCCAGGAAGCACTGGCCCACCCGGAACTGGCGCCGCACGCAGAGGACGATCTCGTTCCCCTCCTCGCCGTGGCTCCACCGCGACTGCCCTTCCAGCTCGCTGCCGCCGCGGCAGGCGGCTGGGTCGTCGGCCACCTTGAACACCTTCACGTAGGCGTCCGCGCGGCCGCAGTCGACCGCGCGCGGCTTGCTCCTGCTCCATTCGTCGGATTTGTACGGGTCCCGGTGGGCGTCCAGGCAGTCGCCGACGGAGATCTTCTCGAACGCCGCGCGGGTCGAGCCGGAGAGGACGACGCTGTCGGACGTGCTCGCGGCGGACGCCCGGGGGCTGGGCGTCGTGGGAGTCGGGGACGGGCCGGCGGTGCTCGCGGTGGTGGCCGCGGCGGCGGGCGCGGCCGGTTCCTCCCCGCCGTTCCCGATGGCCCAGACGGCGAAGGCGATCACGAGGACGCCCAGCACCGCCGCCGCGGCCGCGACCAGCGGGGGCCTCGGCCGGCCGAGCGGCGGGATCCGCGACGCGCCCCCGGCCGGGGGCGCCAGCACGTCCGTCTCCGCCACGCGCGTGGCGATCATCGTGGCGACGGGCTCCGGCAGCGTGGCGTCCTCGTCCTGGACGAGCGCGGAGCAGCGGTCGAGGAACTCCTCCGGGCCGGGCCGGTCGGCCGGGTCCTTCGCCAGGCCCGCCGTGATCAGCGGGAGCAGCGGCTCCGGCACGCCGTCCAGGTCGGGTTCCTCGTTGACGACGCGGTAGCCGAGGGCCTCGATCGGGCCGTCGCCGAACGGCCGCCGTCCGGTGGCGGCGAAGGCCAGCACGGCGGCCAGGCAGAACACGTCGCCGGCCGGGCCGACCTCGCCGCCCCGGAGCTGCTCCGGCGACATGAACCCGGGCGTGCCGACCGTGCTGGTGGTCGTCTGCGAGGTCGCGTCGAGCGCGCGGGCGATGCCGAAGTCGATGATGCGGGGCCCGTCCTGCGCGAGCAGCACGTTTCCGGGCTTGAGGTCCCGGTGGACGACGCCCCGCTCGTGGATCGCCATCAGGCCCTCGGCCAGGCCCGCGCCGAGTCCCGCGACCGCCGGGGCGGAGAACGCGCCGTGCTCGGTGACGGCCTCGTGCAGCGACGGGCCCGCGATGTACTCGGTGACGAGCCAGGGCGGGTCGGCGTCGGCGCGGGCGTCCACCACCTGCACGGTGTGCACGCCGCCGACGCGCCGCACCGCCGCGACCTCCGCCTCGAACCGCCGCCGGAACTGCGCGTCCTCGGCGAGGTGGGGGTGGATCACCTTGACCGCGACCGGCCGCCCGCCCTTCGAGCGGCCCAGGTAGACGCGGCCCATGCCGCCCGCCCCCAGCCGCGCCAGCAGCCGGTACTCGCCGATCCTCTTCGGGTCGCCCGCCTGGAGCGGTTTCAGCTTCTCGCTCGACACCCGCACGTCCTCCCGCACCGACTGGTGATCAGGATCGCACTTTTCCACAAGGGCGGGCGGATGTCCGCCGGACGGGAGGGGCCCCTCAGGTCAGTTCGTAGGTGCCGGCGCGGTGCTCGTAGACGGGGTCGGGGGTGTTCCAGGCCGCGTCGCGGAGGGTCCGTTTGATGACCTTGTTGGTGGGGGTGCGGGGCAGGGCGTCCACCAGGCGGATGTAGCGGGGCGTCCACTTGGTGCCCAGGTCCGGTTGGGCCGCCAGGAAGGCGGTGAAGGACGCGGGGTCGAAGGTGCGGCCCTCGGCGAGCGTCACGGCGGCCATCACCTGGTCGCCCACGTGCGCGTCCGGGACGGCGTAGACGGCGACGTCGGTGAAGGGCTCGTAGCGGGCCAGCAGGCGTTCGACGGGGGCGGCGGCGAAGTTCTCGCCGTCCACGCGCAGCCATTCGTCGTCGCGGCCGGCGAAGTACCAGTAGCCGTCCTCGTCGCGGTAGGCGAGGTCGCCCGACCACGTCCAGCCGTTGCGGACGCGCTTCGCCGTCGCCTCGGGGTTGTTGTAGTAGCCCTCGAACTTGCCGGCGCCGCCCGTGTCGACGATCTCGCCGATGGCCTCGTCGGCGTTGAGCAGCGTGCCGTTCTCGTCGAACTTGGCGCGCGGGCACTCCTGGAGGGTGCCGGGGTCGATGACGAGCGTCCCGGCCTCGGCGACGCCGAGCGAGCCCCGGGGCGTGCCGGGGACGCGGTTGAGCCGGATCTCGCCCTCGCTGGAGCCGTAGGAGTCGATGACCGTGCAGCCGAAGCGGCGCGAGAACTCGGCGATGTCGCGCTCGTTCGCCTCGTTCCCGAACGCGATGCGCAGCGGATTGTCGGCGTCGTCCGGCCGCTCCGGGGTGGCCAGGATGTAGTTGAGGGGCTTGCCGACGTAGTTGAAGAACGTGACGCCGTGGCGGCGGACGTCCGGCAGGAAGCCCGACGCGGAGAACTTGCGGCGCAGCACGATGCGGCCGCCCGTCGCGACGGCGGGCGCGATGCCGGCCATCAGCGCGTTCGAGTGGAACATCGGCATGACGACGTAGAAGACGTCGTCGCGGGTGAGCGAGCGGCGGTCGCGCTGCTGGACGGCGATCCGGCCGAGCCTGCCCTGCGAGCAGATGACCGCCTTGGGGGCCGAGGTCGTGCCCGAGGTGAAGACCAGCGAGAAGATCGTCTCCGGGGCGACGGCGGCGGGGACGGGCGGCGCGGGCTCGGCGGCGGCCAGGAGGTCGCCGTACTCGGGAGCGTCGACGGTCAGCGTCCGGATGTCGGCCAGGCCGTCCAGCAGCGGCGCGCGGGAGGTCTCGGTGACCAGCAGCGCGCAGTCGGTGTGGGCGATGTCGCGGGCCAGCTCGGCGCCCCGGCGGGTCGGGTTCAGCTCGACGACCGGGATCCCGGCGAGCGCCAGGCCGAGCAGCCAGAACAAGTGCTCGGGGCCGTTGTCCAGGAACAGCCCGGCATGGCCGCGCAGCTCCCGGACGAGCCCCGCCCGGCGCCGGGACTCGGCGACCACCTCGCGCCACGTCCAGGACACGTCCTCGAAGTTCAGGGCGGTGCGGTCGTCGCCGGCGCGGGCCGCGACCAGCTCCGCGAACGCGGTCTCGCGGCCCGGGCGGTCGTCGCCCAGGACGGCGGTCTTCTCCTGTTCCACGCCGACCACGGTGGCCACCGCGGGCACCGACTGTGATCCGGATCCCACTCAGCGGGACCGGCGGCGCCGAATGCGGACGGCCCTGTTTACCTCGTTCCGGCCCGACATAAAGGCAGCAGGAGGATCGTGAAGACTTCCGGGAAGAGCCGCCGCGCAGCCGGGCTCCTCGCCGTCGCGGTGATGGCGTCGGCGTGCGCGTGGCAGAGCGACGGCGAGGGCCGGGACGCCGGCGCCGGGAAGCCCGCCGAGTACAAGGTCGGCATGATCGGCGACGCCGGGGGCGGGAAGCCCGTCGAGGGCGGCACGATGACGTTCGCGGCCTACGCCGAGGCCGGGCTGCTCGACCCCGCCGAGACGATCGTCGCGGGGTCCACGGGCGGCATGGAGATGGCCGCGATCTACGACGTGCTCATGCGCTGGGACAGCAAGACCGGCGAACTCCACCCGCAGCTCGCCGAGGACCTGAAGCCGAACGGCGACGGCACCGAGTTCACCCTCAGCCTCCGGGACGGCGTCACGTTCAGCGACGGGACGCCGCTGGACGCGCAGGCCGTGAAGTGGAGCATCGAGCGCTACGTCAAGAAGGGCGCCGACGAAGCGGCGCTCTGGAAGAACAACGTCAAGGCCGTCGAGACGCCCGACGACCTGACCGTGGTGTTCAAGCTCGCCCACAAGTGGCCGACGTTCCCGTACATGCTCACCACCGGGCCCGGGATGATCGTCGCGAAGTCGTCCGACGCGAAGGGGAAGTTCACCCCGGTCGGCGCGGGCGCGTTCACCTTCGAGAGCTACAAGCCGAAGGAAGAGACCGTCCTGAAGGCGCGGCCCGGCTACTGGGACGGCAAGCCGCACCTGGACCGCATCCGGCTGGTCTACGTCGACGACCCGAACGCCGCGCTGGACACGCTGAACACCGAGCGGATCCAGTCGGCGTTCCTGCGGGACCCGGTCGTCGTCCAGAAGGCGCTGAAGGACGGCAAGCACGGCTACCTGAGCATGGTCGCGCTCGGGAACGTCGCCGTCATCAACGCGACCCCCGGGCATCCGGGCGCCGACCCGCGCGTCCGCAAGGCCATGCACTACGCCATGCAGCCCGAGGTCATCTACCGGCGCGCCTACCCGGGGACGGGCCTCGCGAGCAACGCGCTGTTCCCCGAGTTCTCCGTCTGGCACACCGGCGTCAAGCCGCTCCCCTACGACCCGGACAAGGCCCGCGAGCTGCTCAAGCAGGCCAAGGCGGACGGCTACGACGGCAAGGTCACCTGGCTGGACGCGCAGGACCCCGCGTCCCGCACGACGGCCCTCGCCGCCAAGGCGATGCTGGAGAACGTCGGCTTCGACGTCGAACTCGACCTGGTCCGCTCGATCGCCGACCAGATCACGAAGGTGTCGATCCGCAAGAGCTACGACGTGTCCGGCTGGGGCATCAGCTGGCGCGAGGCGGGCCCGTTCGGCCGCATGTACGCGACGCTGCACGGCAAGGGCAACCTCACGGTCGGCATGCCGACGACGCCGGAGATGTCCGCGCTCATCGAGGAGCTGCGCGGCGCCCCGACGCTGGAGGACCAGCGCGCGGTCATGGGCCGCATCCAGACGCAGTGGAACGAGGACGTCCCCGCGCTGGTGTTCGGGCCCCAACCCGAACTCGTCGCCTGGACGGACGACGTCCACGGCGTCGTCGGCACCGTCAACAGCATGGTCCTGCTCGACGACGCGTGGATAGCCGCCCGATGAGCGTCTGGAACGGAGCGCCAGCGGAGTGGAAGACGCTCATCGGGCGTGTGTCGGGGGGTGTGGGGGGTCGTCCCCCCACAGGGGCAGCGGCTGAGGAGAATCGTGATGGCGCGTGATCTTGTGCGGCGGCTCGTCGAGCTGGTGCTGGTCCTGCTGATCGTCAGCATGGGCACGTTCGCGCTGGTGGACCTGATGCCGGGCGACCCCGCGGTGGTGGTGCTCGGCGAGGGCCACACGGCGGCGGAGTACGCCGCGCAGCGGGACGCGATGGGGCTGACCGACCCGCTGCCCGTCCGGTACGGGAGCTGGCTGGGGGACGCGCTGACCGGCGACCTCGGCACCTCGTTCGTCCCGCCGAACAGCGAGGTCGCCGACCGGGTCGCGGCGGCGCTGCCGGTGAGCGTCGAACTGGCGGTCCTCGCGATGCTGATGGCGCTGCTGCTGGCGGTGCCGCTGGCGATGTGGTCGGCGTACCGGGCCGGCGGCCTGGTCGACCGGATCGTCAGCGCCGGGACGTTCGGGATCCTGTCGGTGCCGAGCTTCCTCGCCGGCATGCTGCTGATCGCGCTGTTCGCCGAGCGGCTCGGCTGGTTCCCCCGGCTGGAGTGGGCGCGGCTCAGCGACGGGATCGGCGACAACCTCTACCACGCGTTCCTCCCGGCGCTGACGATCGCGCTGATGGAGACGGCGACGTTCACCCGCGTGCTGCGCGGCGACCTCATCACGACGCTCCAGGAGGACTTCATCCTGTCGGCGAAGGCGAAGGGGATGACGCCGGTCCACGTGCTGGTCCGGGACGCGCTGCGCCCCTCGTCCTTCTCGCTGATCACGCTGATGGGGATCAGCCTGGGCCGGCTCATCGGCAGCACGGTGATCGTGGAGTACCTGTTCGCGCTGCCTGGCATGGGCACGCTGATCATCGGCGCGGCGGACGCCGGCGACGTGCCGATGGTGCAGGGCGCGGTGCTCGTGATCGCGCTGATCTACGTGCTGGTGAACGCGCTGATCGATCTGTCCTACGGCCGGCTCGACCCACGAATCAGGCGGGCACATGTCTGACATCTCCGTAGCGCCGGCCGCGTCGCGGCCGGCGGGCCGCTGGTGGGGCGGGGCCCTGGCCGTCGCCGGGCTCGCCGTGTTCGGGCTGTCGGTGACGGTCCTCGCCGGCGACGGCTGGACGCAGGCCGTCGCCGTCGTCGCGGGCCTCGCCGCCGCCTACGCCGGCCTGAACGCGGCCGGGCGCGACCTGTTCGGCGCCTCCTTCGACCTCATGTTCTGGCTGTGCGCGGTGTGGCTCGTCCTGCTGGTCGGGGCGGCGGTCCTGGCGCCGGTGCTGCCGCTCGGCGAGCACCAGGACATCGTCAAGACGCTCGGGACGCCCGGCATGGCCGTCCCCGACCTGTCCACCGCGCATCCGCTCGGCACCAACAACTTCGGCCTCGACCAGCTCTCCCGCGTCGTCTACGGGGCGCGGTCGTCGCTCGTGGTGTCGCTCGGCGCGGTCGCGATCGGCATCGTCGTCGGCGGGACGGTCGGGATCGTCGCCGGCTACTTCGGGCGGGCCACCGACGCGGGCGTCGGGGTGCTGACGAACGCGCTGCTCGCCGTGCCGCCGCTGATCCTGCTGATCGCGCTCGGCACCGTGCTGGAGCCGAACCTGCGCAACATCTCCGTCGCCCTGTCGCTGCTGGCGATCCCCAGCATGATCCGGATGGCGCGGGCGAGCACGCTGGCGTTCGCGCGGCGCGAGTTCGTCACGGCGGCGGAGGCGATCGGCGCGTCCCGGTGGCGGATCATGACGCGGGAGCTGCTGCCGAACGTGCTGCTGCCGCTCGCGTCCTACGGCATGGTGATGGTGTCGGTGCTGATCGTGGCCGAGGCGTCGCTGAGCTTCCTCGGCCTCGGCGTCCAGCCGCCCGCGCCGTCCTGGGGCAACATGATCGCCGAGGGCGAGGAGAACGACGCCTTCACGCAGTACCCGCACATCGTGCTGGTGCCCGGCATCACGCTCTTCCTGACCGTCTTCGCGTTCAACCTCATCGGCGAGAAGGCCCGCAAGCGCTGGGACCCCCGCCAGGCGAAGCTCTAGGGAGCCGGTATGAACGACAGTCCCCTCCTCACGGTCGAGGACCTGCGCACCGAGATCCGCACCGCCCGGGGACCGCTCAAGGCGGTGGACGGCGTGTCCTTCACCGTCCGCCCCGGAGAGATGTTCGGCATCGTCGGCGAGTCGGGCTCCGGCAAGTCGGTGCTCGGCCGGACGGTCATGGGCCTGTACACCTCCGGTCCGTCGATGGCGGTGTCGGGCAAGGTCGTGCTGGCCGGGCAGGACGTGCACGCGCTCTCGACCGCCGGGCGCCGCCGACTGTGGCGGTCGGAGGTCGGGATGGTCTTCCAGGACCCTTCCACCGCGCTCAACCCCGTCAAGAAGGTCGGCCGGCACCTCACCGAGGGCATGCGGGGCCTGTCCCGCGCCGCCGCCCGCGACCGGGCCGAGGAGCTGCTGCGCCTCGTCGGCATCCCCGAGCCGCGCCGCCGCCTCGGCCAGTACCCGCACGAGCTGTCCGGCGGCATGCGGCAGCGCGTCGTGATCGCGGTCGCGCTGGCCGGCGAGCCGTCGCTGCTGATCGCCGACGAGCCGACGACCGCGCTGGACGTCACCGTGCAGAAGCAGATCCTCGACCTGCTCGGCCGGCTCCAGGCCGAGCTCGGCACGGCGATCGTGCTGATCAGCCACAACCTCGCGGTCGTCGCCGGGCGCGCCGACCGCGTCGCCGTCATGTACGCGGGACGGCTCGCGGAGCTGGCCCCGGCCGAGACCCTGTTCGGCGGCCCCCGCCACCCCTACACCGAGGCGCTGCTGGCATCGGTGCCGCGCCTCGCCGACCCGCCGCACTCCCCGCTCCAGGCGATCGACGGCGCCCCGCCGAACATGGCGGCGCCGCCGCCCGGCTGCCGGTTCGCGCCCCGCTGCCGCTACGCGACCGCGGCCTGCGAGACGGCCCCCGACCTCGTCGCGGACGGCGGCCACGCCGTCGCCTGCCACCACCCCGTCAGCATCGGAGGCGCCTGATGGCCGGCACCGGAACCACCCACCTGCGCGACGGCGAGCGCGTCCTGTCCGTCGAGGACCTGGTCGTCGAGTTCCCGGCGGGACGCGGCCGGACCGTGCACGCCGTCTCCGGCATCAGCTTCGACCTGCTGGACGGCGAGACGCTCGGCATCCTCGGCGAGTCGGGCTGCGGCAAGTCCAGCGCGGGCCGCGCGGTGATGCAGCTGCCGCCGCCCACCGCCGGCTCGGTGAAGCTGAACGGCACCGAGCTGACCGGCCTCGGACGGCCCGCGCTGCGCGAGCGCCGCCGCCAGATGCAGATGATCCTGCAGAACCCGGTCGCCGCCCTGAACCCGCGCCGCAAGGTCGCCGACCTCGTCGCCGAGGGACCCGTGGTGTGGGGCGGCAAGCCGGACCGGGCCAAGATCGAGGCGGCCCTGGAAGCGGTCGGCCTGGACCCGGCGACCGTCTGGGACCGCCGCCCGCACGAGCTGTCCGGCGGCCAGTGCCAGCGCGTCTGCATCGCCCGCGCGCTGCTGCTCGACCCGCGCGTGCTGATCTGCGACGAGCCGGTGTCGAGCCTGGACGTGTCGGTGCAGGCGCAGATCCTCAACCTGCTGGAGGCGACCCGGAAGCGGCTGAACCTCAGCATGATCTTCATCGCGCACGACCTCGCGGTGGTGAAGAACGTCAGCGACCGGATCATGGTGATGTACCTGGGAAAGGTGTGCGAGGTCGTCCCGTCCGGCGCGCTGGCGGAGTCGGCACTGCACCCCTACACGCGCCTCCTCCTCGCCTCGGTCCCGGACGCCCCCCAGGACGCGGCGGAGCAGGAGCAGGCGGAACTACCGTCCCCGATCGCCCCACCAAGCGGCTGCCGCTTCCGCACCCGCTGCCCCTTGGCAACCGACCGCTGCGCACAGGAAGAACCGAAACTCCGCCAAACCGCCAACGGCCACCACGTAGCCTGCCACCTGGTGTAACGGCACCCCCGCATCGACCTTCGCGCGTCCCCGCTCTCCGTCACGCCATCCGGTAGGCGACCCAGGCACGACCCGCCTGCGCCGCTTTAGCGCGAAAGCCGCGTGCTTCCTCCAGCCTGTGCATGGCCTTGTACTCGCGGAACATCGTCCACAGCGCTCCCAGCCCAGTGACCGCATCAACTGGAGCCGCCCTCCAAGCAGGGTGTGCGGCGACAAGCGCTTCCGCCTGGGCGGGGCTGTGTCCAGCCTCGATCAGCCGGGGGACGAGCAGCGCGGCATCGATCCAAGCCTGCCCCCGACATGCGAACGACCAGTCGATGACATGGACTCCCTGACCGGCGATGAGGAGGTTCCCGCTGTGCAGGTCATAGTGCAGCAGGGTGTCCCCCTGCAGTGACTCCACGGACAACCCTTCAAGAGCCTCCGCGTACATGCCCCACCGTCGCCCGCACAGGTT
It encodes:
- a CDS encoding AMP-binding protein; translation: MEQEKTAVLGDDRPGRETAFAELVAARAGDDRTALNFEDVSWTWREVVAESRRRAGLVRELRGHAGLFLDNGPEHLFWLLGLALAGIPVVELNPTRRGAELARDIAHTDCALLVTETSRAPLLDGLADIRTLTVDAPEYGDLLAAAEPAPPVPAAVAPETIFSLVFTSGTTSAPKAVICSQGRLGRIAVQQRDRRSLTRDDVFYVVMPMFHSNALMAGIAPAVATGGRIVLRRKFSASGFLPDVRRHGVTFFNYVGKPLNYILATPERPDDADNPLRIAFGNEANERDIAEFSRRFGCTVIDSYGSSEGEIRLNRVPGTPRGSLGVAEAGTLVIDPGTLQECPRAKFDENGTLLNADEAIGEIVDTGGAGKFEGYYNNPEATAKRVRNGWTWSGDLAYRDEDGYWYFAGRDDEWLRVDGENFAAAPVERLLARYEPFTDVAVYAVPDAHVGDQVMAAVTLAEGRTFDPASFTAFLAAQPDLGTKWTPRYIRLVDALPRTPTNKVIKRTLRDAAWNTPDPVYEHRAGTYELT
- a CDS encoding ABC transporter ATP-binding protein, whose translation is MAGTGTTHLRDGERVLSVEDLVVEFPAGRGRTVHAVSGISFDLLDGETLGILGESGCGKSSAGRAVMQLPPPTAGSVKLNGTELTGLGRPALRERRRQMQMILQNPVAALNPRRKVADLVAEGPVVWGGKPDRAKIEAALEAVGLDPATVWDRRPHELSGGQCQRVCIARALLLDPRVLICDEPVSSLDVSVQAQILNLLEATRKRLNLSMIFIAHDLAVVKNVSDRIMVMYLGKVCEVVPSGALAESALHPYTRLLLASVPDAPQDAAEQEQAELPSPIAPPSGCRFRTRCPLATDRCAQEEPKLRQTANGHHVACHLV
- a CDS encoding ABC transporter permease translates to MARDLVRRLVELVLVLLIVSMGTFALVDLMPGDPAVVVLGEGHTAAEYAAQRDAMGLTDPLPVRYGSWLGDALTGDLGTSFVPPNSEVADRVAAALPVSVELAVLAMLMALLLAVPLAMWSAYRAGGLVDRIVSAGTFGILSVPSFLAGMLLIALFAERLGWFPRLEWARLSDGIGDNLYHAFLPALTIALMETATFTRVLRGDLITTLQEDFILSAKAKGMTPVHVLVRDALRPSSFSLITLMGISLGRLIGSTVIVEYLFALPGMGTLIIGAADAGDVPMVQGAVLVIALIYVLVNALIDLSYGRLDPRIRRAHV
- a CDS encoding ABC transporter permease, yielding MSDISVAPAASRPAGRWWGGALAVAGLAVFGLSVTVLAGDGWTQAVAVVAGLAAAYAGLNAAGRDLFGASFDLMFWLCAVWLVLLVGAAVLAPVLPLGEHQDIVKTLGTPGMAVPDLSTAHPLGTNNFGLDQLSRVVYGARSSLVVSLGAVAIGIVVGGTVGIVAGYFGRATDAGVGVLTNALLAVPPLILLIALGTVLEPNLRNISVALSLLAIPSMIRMARASTLAFARREFVTAAEAIGASRWRIMTRELLPNVLLPLASYGMVMVSVLIVAEASLSFLGLGVQPPAPSWGNMIAEGEENDAFTQYPHIVLVPGITLFLTVFAFNLIGEKARKRWDPRQAKL
- a CDS encoding ABC transporter ATP-binding protein yields the protein MNDSPLLTVEDLRTEIRTARGPLKAVDGVSFTVRPGEMFGIVGESGSGKSVLGRTVMGLYTSGPSMAVSGKVVLAGQDVHALSTAGRRRLWRSEVGMVFQDPSTALNPVKKVGRHLTEGMRGLSRAAARDRAEELLRLVGIPEPRRRLGQYPHELSGGMRQRVVIAVALAGEPSLLIADEPTTALDVTVQKQILDLLGRLQAELGTAIVLISHNLAVVAGRADRVAVMYAGRLAELAPAETLFGGPRHPYTEALLASVPRLADPPHSPLQAIDGAPPNMAAPPPGCRFAPRCRYATAACETAPDLVADGGHAVACHHPVSIGGA
- a CDS encoding SMI1/KNR4 family protein, with the translated sequence MDRDASSVMEFRDRLLAQGLAGPGDFLGCSGEEIAAVVRAQRVVALPALYRDFLAVMGKRPYPLMRGTDWAYRDLLELRQDAAELLAENDLDPSMLDDALVIAMHQGYVLYYIPHASTAPADPPVWTYVEGEEPSESFATFREFLVSLENMRRRELAAHRDLEASGRFGMTRVEDDG
- a CDS encoding phosphotransferase family protein is translated as MEERFGTVLKAEVAERGIMPGVAARLHVEGAGSVFLKGIPADEPAARLYARERAANLALASAVPAPRMLWCADVGGWVLLVFEFIGGARSADLAPGSPDLPNVIDALSLLGRPGGELPCVSVNLDVLQKTAAALLGENLCGRRWGMYAEALEGLSVESLQGDTLLHYDLHSGNLLIAGQGVHVIDWSFACRGQAWIDAALLVPRLIEAGHSPAQAEALVAAHPAWRAAPVDAVTGLGALWTMFREYKAMHRLEEARGFRAKAAQAGRAWVAYRMA
- a CDS encoding ABC transporter substrate-binding protein, whose protein sequence is MKTSGKSRRAAGLLAVAVMASACAWQSDGEGRDAGAGKPAEYKVGMIGDAGGGKPVEGGTMTFAAYAEAGLLDPAETIVAGSTGGMEMAAIYDVLMRWDSKTGELHPQLAEDLKPNGDGTEFTLSLRDGVTFSDGTPLDAQAVKWSIERYVKKGADEAALWKNNVKAVETPDDLTVVFKLAHKWPTFPYMLTTGPGMIVAKSSDAKGKFTPVGAGAFTFESYKPKEETVLKARPGYWDGKPHLDRIRLVYVDDPNAALDTLNTERIQSAFLRDPVVVQKALKDGKHGYLSMVALGNVAVINATPGHPGADPRVRKAMHYAMQPEVIYRRAYPGTGLASNALFPEFSVWHTGVKPLPYDPDKARELLKQAKADGYDGKVTWLDAQDPASRTTALAAKAMLENVGFDVELDLVRSIADQITKVSIRKSYDVSGWGISWREAGPFGRMYATLHGKGNLTVGMPTTPEMSALIEELRGAPTLEDQRAVMGRIQTQWNEDVPALVFGPQPELVAWTDDVHGVVGTVNSMVLLDDAWIAAR
- a CDS encoding serine/threonine-protein kinase gives rise to the protein MSSEKLKPLQAGDPKRIGEYRLLARLGAGGMGRVYLGRSKGGRPVAVKVIHPHLAEDAQFRRRFEAEVAAVRRVGGVHTVQVVDARADADPPWLVTEYIAGPSLHEAVTEHGAFSAPAVAGLGAGLAEGLMAIHERGVVHRDLKPGNVLLAQDGPRIIDFGIARALDATSQTTTSTVGTPGFMSPEQLRGGEVGPAGDVFCLAAVLAFAATGRRPFGDGPIEALGYRVVNEEPDLDGVPEPLLPLITAGLAKDPADRPGPEEFLDRCSALVQDEDATLPEPVATMIATRVAETDVLAPPAGGASRIPPLGRPRPPLVAAAAAVLGVLVIAFAVWAIGNGGEEPAAPAAAATTASTAGPSPTPTTPSPRASAASTSDSVVLSGSTRAAFEKISVGDCLDAHRDPYKSDEWSRSKPRAVDCGRADAYVKVFKVADDPAACRGGSELEGQSRWSHGEEGNEIVLCVRRQFRVGQCFLANKGAEEDTVSVSEADLMTSWPCGDGSAPGTYEFVLRITAYTTASSCPPGGRRVDWEIRGRTLCTRIV